One window of the Manihot esculenta cultivar AM560-2 chromosome 14, M.esculenta_v8, whole genome shotgun sequence genome contains the following:
- the LOC110630842 gene encoding protein RGF1 INDUCIBLE TRANSCRIPTION FACTOR 1 has protein sequence MGIQKPAWLDALYSQKFFVGCSYHETAKKNEKNVCCLDCCISICPHCVPSHRFHRLLQVRRYVYHDVVRLEDLQKLIDCSNMQAYTINSAKVVFIKKRPQNRHLKGSGNYCTSCDRSLQEPFIHCSLGCKVDFVLKHYKDLSPYLRRCNSLTLSPDFLIPQDMGDDETAHSTIVDSEDPMSWSSGSSGSESMCMACTQEIVRKKRSGLYVCGRSANKVSDEDMATSMSRRKGIPHRSPLC, from the exons ATG GGAATTCAGAAGCCTGCATGGTTGGATGCTCTCTACTCACAGAAGTTCTTCGTGGGTTGCTCTTATCATGAAACTGcgaagaagaatgagaagaacgTTTGCTGCTTAGATTGTTGTATTAGTATTTGCCCTCACTGTGTTCCATCTCATCGCTTTCATAGGCTTCTTCAAGTTCGTCGATACGTTTACCATGATGTTGTAAGATTGGAAGATCTCCAGAAGCTCATAGACTGCTCAAATATGCAG GCCTATACTATAAATAGTGCCAAAGTGGTGTTCATCAAGAAGAGACCTCAGAACAGGCATTTGAAAGGCTCTGGAAACTATTGCACTTCCTGTGACAGAAGTCTCCAAGAACCCTTTATTCATTGCTCTCTTGgctgcaag GTGGATTTCGTGCTGAAACATTACAAAGACTTGTCTCCATACCTAAGGAGATGCAACTCTTTAACTCTCAGTCCTGACTTCTTGATCCCTCAAGACATGGGAGACGATGAGACAGCTCATTCAACGATCGTGGACTCCGAAGATCCGATGAGCTGGTCGTCCGGCTCATCGGGGTCGGAGAGTATGTGCATGGCATGCACACAAGAGATTGTACGGAAGAAGAGGAGTGGATTATACGTGTGTGGAAGATCAGCTAATAAAGTTTCAGATGAAGACATGGCTACTAGCATGAGTAGAAGAAAAGGAATCCCTCATAGGTCTCCTCTGTgttaa
- the LOC110631069 gene encoding uncharacterized protein LOC110631069 codes for MLCNRSSSPLLILLVGFVFFLFLSTSSSATTLTSHLQTLNIPEAVSDESFNGVLIPLETRRHLEEENSNSTLILAAKRTRRKDPLDNLNRYTGGYNISNKHYWASVSLTAAPFFLIAGIWFVLFGLSLAFICLCYCCCRREPYGYSRMCYALSLIFLIFFTISAIVGCVVLYTGQQKFHSITTHTLDYVVNQANVTAENLRNVSDYLAAARSVSVDNMLLPGNIRNSISDIETKINSSSSTLSNRTQENSKDIEDGLDTMRLVLIILAAVMLALAFLGFLFSILGMQCLVYSLVILGWILVAGTFILCGVFLLVHNVVADTCVAMDEWVLHPTAKTAMDDIIPCVDNATAQATLRQTKEVTYQLVNVVDTIINSVSNRNFPPQAGPLYYNQSGPLMPVLCNPFNSDFTERQCVAGEVDFNNATEVWKNYICQDQSGICKTTGRITPSTYNQMATAVNLSYGLRRYGPFLVSLQDCTFVRQTLTVISHSYCPNLRRYTEWIYVGLVMVSAAVMLSLIFWVIYARERRHRVYTKQLLSRGMESRDKAP; via the exons ATGTTATGTAACAGATCAAGCTCGCCATTGCTTATTCTTTTAGTGGgttttgttttctttctctttctctccacATCTTCTTCAGCAACCACTTTAACTTCTCATCTACAGACTCTAAATATTCCCG AGGCTGTTAGTGATGAGAGTTTTAATGGTGTACTGATACCGTTGGAGACAAGAAGGCATCTTGAAGAAGAGAACTCAAACTCCACTCTGATATTGGCTGCAAAAAGAACTCGAAGGAAAGACCCTTTGGATAACTTGAATCGTTATACTGGTGGCTATAATATCAGCAATAAACATTACTGGGCT TCTGTTAGTTTAACGGCAGCTCCCTTCTTTCTCATTGCTGGAATTTGGTTTGTGCTCTTTGGACTGTCCTTGGCCTTCATCTGTCTCTGTTATTGCTGCTGTAGAAGAGAACCTTATGGCTATTCTCGAATGTGCTATGCTCTCTCTCTCATTTTCCTCATTTTCTTCACAATCTCCGCAAT TGTGGGGTGTGTTGTTCTCTATACTGGTCAGCAGAAGTTCCACAGCATTACTACACATACATTGGATTATGTTGTGAATCAGGCAAATGTTACTGCTGAAAACCTCAGGAATGTGTCAGATTATCTTGCTGCAGCTAGGAGTGTTTCTGTTGACAATATGTTACTGCCAGGCAATATTCGAAACAGCATCAGTGACATTGAGACGAAGATCAACTCCTCTAGCAGCACTCTTTCCAATCGTACACAAGAAAATTCCAAAGATATAGAGGATGGTTTAGATACCAT GAGACTGGTTCTCATTATCCTTGCTGCTGTAATGCTTGCTTTGGCATTTCTTGGATTTT TATTCTCCATTCTTGGAATGCAGTGTCTTGTATACTC CCTGGTGATTCTTGGGTGGATTCTTGTTGCGGGCACATTTATTTTGTGCGGAGTATTCCTTCTTGTGCATAA TGTGGTTGCAGATACGTGTGTTGCAATGGACGAGTGGGTCTTGCACCCTACTGCTAAAACAGCAATGGATGATATAATTCCTTGTGTGGACAATGCAACTGCTCAGGCAACCTTGCGACAAACCAAGGAAGTTACATATCAACTAGTCAATGTTGTTGATACCATAATCAACAGTGTTTCCAACAGAAATTTCCCTCCGCAGGCAGGACCTTTGTATTATAACCAATCTGGTCCATTGATGCCTGTTCTTTGCAACCCATTTAATTCTGACTTCACAGAACGGCAATGTGTCGCTGGCGAAGTGGACTTCAACAATGCTACTGAG GTGTGGAAGAATTATATCTGTCAGGATCAATCTGGAATTTGTAAGACAACTGGTCGAATTACTCCGAGCACATACAACCAAATGGCAACTGCTGTGAACTTAAGCTATGGGTTGCGTCGATATGGCCCTTTCTTGGTTAGCTTGCAAGACTGCACTTTCGTTCGGCAAACTCTTACAGTCATCAGCCACTCTTACTGTCCTAACTTGAGACGATACACCGAATGGATCTATGTCGGGCTAGTGATGGTATCTGCTGCTGTGATGCTGTCATTGATCTTCTGGGTAATCTACGCAAGAGAGCGAAGGCATCGTGTGTATACGAAGCAGTTGTTGTCTAGAGGCATGGAAAGCCGAGACAAGGCCCCATAG
- the LOC110600358 gene encoding uncharacterized protein LOC110600358, translated as MATRSAASDSKSHMQQGRTCLCSPTAHPGSFRCSLHRNFHRVPSVSTVKVSSKKWELAVIDKANSLKAFLLQIIKPSSHDLQRRRNFRPRPTRFCLMNASRDGVAVS; from the coding sequence ATGGCAACTAGAAGTGCAGCTTCAGACTCAAAATCACATATGCAACAAGGCAGGACATGTCTATGCTCCCCCACCGCACATCCTGGATCATTCAGGTGTAGCCTGCACAGGAACTTCCATAGGGTTCCCAGTGTATCAACGGTCAAGGTTTCATCAAAGAAGTGGGAGTTGGCTGTGATTGATAAGGCAAATTCATTGAAGGCATTTCTGCTTCAGATTATCAAGCCTTCTAGTCATGATCTTCAGAGGAGGAGGAACTTTCGCCCCAGGCCAACCAGGTTTTGCTTAATGAATGCCAGTAGAGATGGGGTTGCAGTTTCTTGA
- the LOC110600295 gene encoding uncharacterized protein LOC110600295, protein MAATDSRRSSSGPVIRSLSPSGRFHLPRSPCSNAFASSTSSFASRSSTLFSSHHQNHRSASPTRVNLYGSTPSVPSVRFSLDRPVSPNRAISTINPSRGQQVVRKPSTPKRTCMCSPTNHPGSFRCSLHKNVNNSHSAVNCSPNTRLNARRSAMTNSLVRICGVEGDLVKRALSALIRPSSHQQRRRAAFQHRPSRLSVMSKAKDV, encoded by the coding sequence atggcGGCAACGGATTCCAGAAGGTCTTCAAGCGGACCGGTCATCCGATCCCTTTCTCCGTCCGGCAGATTCCACCTTCCTCGCTCTCCTTGTTCAAATGCTTTCGCTTCTTCCACCTCCAGCTTCGCCTCTCGCTCTTCCACTTTATTTTCTAGCCACCACCAAAACCACAGATCTGCATCCCCCACTCGTGTTAACTTGTACGGGAGCACTCCGTCAGTCCCCTCTGTACGTTTCTCCCTTGACCGTCCGGTCTCCCCCAACCGCGCTATATCCACTATCAATCCTTCTCGCGGCCAACAAGTGGTCAGGAAGCCTAGCACTCCAAAGAGGACTTGTATGTGCTCGCCTACGAATCACCCTGGGTCTTTCCGCTGCAGCCTTCACAAGAACGTCAACAATTCGCACTCCGCTGTCAATTGCTCGCCTAATACTCGCTTAAACGCACGCAGATCCGCGATGACGAACTCCTTGGTGAGAATTTGTGGAGTGGAGGGTGACTTGGTGAAGAGAGCTTTGTCGGCCCTTATTAGGCCGTCTTCACACCAGCAGCGGCGGCGCGCAGCTTTCCAGCATCGACCAAGCCGACTCTCCGTCATGTCCAAAGCCAAAGATGTGTGA